A region of Paralichthys olivaceus isolate ysfri-2021 chromosome 24, ASM2471397v2, whole genome shotgun sequence DNA encodes the following proteins:
- the LOC109639740 gene encoding microtubule-associated protein futsch-like: MAEECGANEPEELGTRLHALSGRYSSEELRADSGAFCADFCELVEEFASRWQVPLPQLRILEIALRYFSRSSTFFASNCDHVLHTLSSLALSVFELLLFFDQKDFHQEPLKHFTVTFQECHSVLARYQNVHLLQVERLVQGHGPWSNSVLQGILSESSLPQNDVDGCITAELPVFFELRVRYLLSCERVSEAMALARCCARHPMAGRHLFFLQVYLTWLYKTSKHDRLHKEVDDVNSKDAVHIICSLECEEQDDLLLGLSRAFLSQQLRRGDMYYLCDLVFIWSKLHSRLNTSKQALWAESHQLMLCATNVNSIFPFIRAILQELGEDGRQFCVELCTNALESCLPCDVVTKSLIYKTIAGLLPNDLEVCRACALLVFFQERTVEAYKRVYLLYMHPDQEYHVEYSPIRNNVRFEMLQVLKKDLYFDPEFWNLIALRTNCLKLMSEKVVSAALEEIMEDKWISNYSTKEPASRSSSCRRGKKGALQAASKKRHQRNDTDTASKRLKVGPDKTQLNDDHAVKKKGTHGLRPLKNKSSEPLRRSFWRLDRIQDNVTIRYGEHRRITRLSEKNPPKRSIRKPRWLLEDSNTLQKNNVPPNIKKHELRHQQHHRSSVMKRPETGQIKNNAKHKPPVNSHLSTKDISKHQREFSLDYVKPAPPPQVILELSLPDNELLGTFTEDSCNRQRGFPQVLLYKPTVKPSATSQPVKTVHRKEVVLRARDAAMFVKQLHCYARRQKGKGHGLNVHGSVSTITRSSVQGSPPKDAPREHCKKPEGKGASRTLSEVNSPPVLEKVHPVSQKTSAARESADAPQTPAGAKVTKSPGSDKVTQPASRGKVLRGVTSARDKSAVEMKATTASQTSEEAEGTGNPVLDKIMQAQTTSARELCEEPAVEMKVTIASQTSSAAKVPQSPGLGICKPQSVEDLSKITASAEGSQTTSADNTQSIVNNETPPFPDIANNSNTADADPLPSRTQDVVLRDGEKDLKSPSSLAERIPAAKAEADTPEVLNTVCNRITEADLHTPCERDAIPRGNMVPLSKASEPLATYSPPDQDAMNDISALTLVTEMVTELAPEALAQDLENDKQRAPENSAYKDSTAKSKTKVPHKIRSTSSCSVPAQEASTVSDVQLKKGTTDTQDIDSDASENSEPETEESKLEFNCTFCDKFFKGSRVVAHAMFHYRKDECMFCRTMFKDDLLAMMHLSDHIEKLKKSKDQENRVSETKGISTLKISAKDNATNMSPARRGRGRPRKSAVVPESVSLQDPRPHESRKLRSKEKPADEKLSQEKKQNTSEHLRSETPVHKVNGHVGKKKELGHVGKKKGIVRARKDLEAKPQQEKSQERTSNGSENRELSEKDKKIKTGSLSYLKATTKKKNVEPQEKVCCPVDGCVWFKDLSKNRVALLYHALDDHYGELKPLELAFRVGNSRCSICMRVLWSFKHFQHHVERHRVSPRHPCLHQGCPARFKSGMEMRRHTRRHSPLQAVCCLPGCSQLFICLWALNLHEREHYTSKPTKPDKITSEQTSDKHNKTAVGRTQQDNEPKDAGALNKTVSLKACKLRRRATHKSSSRKHMKAPPFSRVREFKERNETEDSNVLKNLSNKDTTAQPSVPNLRLRQTLRKVQITNTTMAARKVISSSLKRNNKVRHKFKKHQVKINTDVPKRRGRPPKLKKSVHDENTSTGQNSETVKEKTALQKDPKAPAELSSPSPKAAADVGDGTKEHEVNKTTKTSDNESKCKKSVNKQIKKCHIKQMVLHDPQTSAVTSNSLNPSISRSSVDKTRKSTTDKVKKVNKAKRRSSLESGCQSAASNSNESKKCKVKKGKFDTKTESALKKTVESKAVVVDEDGKAKTENKDTVPAVALDSLNQATSPSTTSGVTNEEKSSKSQFTKKERPKESSAKTTSSDADKVKKKQKDVIKKADKKTVKEKQPCKDPSKTPVKKKSKSVVQQEEGTKAVAALDKSNQNEEGTVKDEASDATLSSSGSSVPADTSSLNEKTSATEENTQKMKELKKNSDPNKDSKKHKSIHKEGDAKSFKKSKGDDAPSAKPSKTEVKPLSEVKAKVEESSVGQEGAALAETPPCPISSSGYSIMNGKALDRVVKSTVCKDTLAMYGKKPYMRLPPTAYLDEKYITMPKRRKEMTLFESSQRSPPPGQACVAAAQQRQRCANCFATFNSAEDLQGHLQLQRCSNLFGFDSDDEGNS, encoded by the exons ATGGCGGAGGAGTGCGGTGCGAACGAACCGGAGGAGCTGGGGACGCGGCTGCACGCTCTGTCCGGCCGCTACTCGAGCGAGGAGCTGCGGGCCGACAGCGGAGCCTTCTGCGCCGACTTCTGCGAG CTGGTGGAGGAGTTTGCCTCTCGCTGGCAGGTGCCACTGCCTCAGCTCAGGATCTTAGAGATAGCTCTCCGCTACTTTTCCAGATCCTCTACCTTCTTCGCGTCAAACTGTGATCATGTGCTCCACACACTCAGTAGCCTGGCATT GAGTGTTTTTGAGTTGCTGCTGTTCTTTGACCAGAAGGATTTCCACCAGGAGCCACTGAAACATTTCACTGTCACATTCCAG GAATGTCATTCGGTCCTTGCGAGATATCAGAATGTTCACTTACTTCAGGTGGAGCGTTTGGTTCAGGGCCACGGGCCTTGGTCCAACTCAGTCTTACAGGGGATCCTCAGTGAGTCCAGTTTACCTCAGAATGACG TGGATGGGTGCATCACCGCTGAGCTGCCGGTGTTCTTTGAGCTCCGGGTGCGCTACCTTTTGTCCTGTGAGCGGGTCAGTGAGGCCATGGCCTTGGCTAGGTGTTGTGCTCGGCATCCTATGGCAGGACGACACTTGTTCTTTCTCCAGGTCTACCTCACGTGGCTCTACAAAACGTCAAAGCACGACCGCCTACATAAAGAG GTGGATGATGTTAATAGCAAAGATGCTGTTCACATCATCTGTAGTTTGGAGTGTGAGGAACAGGATGACTTGTTACTTGGCCTCAGCAGAGCCTTCCTCTCCCAGCAGCTCCGCAGGGGAGACATGTACTATTTGTG TGATCTTGTCTTCATATGGAGTAAACTTCACAGTCGGTTAAATACATCCAAGCAAGCTCTATGGGCGGAGAGCCACCAGCTGATGCTGTGTGCCACCAATGTCAACTCAATCTTTCCATTCATCAGAGCCATACTGCAAGAG CTGGGTGAAGATGGTAGGCAGTTCTGCGTGGAGCTTTGTACTAATGCCCTGGAGTCTTGCCTTCCCTGTGATGTCGTCACCAAGTCCCTAATCTACAAAACCATTGCTGGCCTGCTTCCCAACGACCTGGAGGTTTGCCGGGCGTGTGCTCTCCTTGTTTTCTTCCAGGAACGCACAGTTGAGGCCTACAAGAGGGTGTACCTTCTTTACATGCATCCCGATCAGGAGTACCACGTGGAGTACAGCCCCATCAGGAATAATGTTCGCTTTGAAATGCTGCAG GTCTTGAAGAAAGACCTCTACTTCGACCCAGAGTTTTGGAACCTCATTGCTTTGCGGACCAATTGTTTGAAGTTGATGAGCGAGAAAGTGGTTAGTGCTGCCCTTGAAGAAATCATGGAGGACAAATGGATCTCTAACTATTCCACCAAAGAGCCTGCTTCACGGTCAAGTTCATGtcggagaggaaagaaaggggCACTTCAGGCAGCATCAAAGAAGCGGCACCAGAGAAACGATACGGACACGGCATCCAAAAGACTAAAGGTGGGcccagacaaaacacaactgaatgatGATCATGCTGTAAAGAAGAAAGGTACCCATGGGTTAAGACCTTTGAAGAACAAATCATCTGAACCTTTGAGACGTTCATTTTGGCGGCTGGACAGAATACAAGACAACGTCACCATTAGGTATGGAGAACACAGACGCATCACGCGACTCTCAGAGAAGAACCCTCCAAAACGAAGTATTAGAAAACCCAGGTGGCTTCTGGAAGACTCAAATACTCTTCAAAAGAACAACGTTCCTCCCAATATCAAAAAGCACGAGTTGAGACATCAGCAGCATCATCGATCTTCGGTCATGAAGAGGCCTGAAACCGGTCAGATCAAgaacaatgcaaaacacaaaccaccagtaaaCTCGCATTTAAGCACAAAGGACATCAGCAAGCACCAGAGAGAATTTTCTTTGGATTATGTTAAACCAGCGCCGCCTCCACAAGTCATTCTTGAGCTCTCCTTACCAGACAATGAGCTGCTGGGTACGTTTACTGAGGACTCTTGCAACAGACAGAGAGGATTTCCCCAAGTGCTTCTTTACAAACCCACAGTGAAGCCTTCTGCCACATCACAACCCGTGAAGACTGTCCATCGCAAGGAAGTTGTTCTAAGAGCGCGGGATGCCGCCATGTTTGTAAAACAACTGCACTGTTACGCTCGGCGCCAGAAAGGAAAAGGACATGGATTGAATGTTCATGGCTCAGTATCAACTATCACACGTTCTTCTGTGCAGGGAAGTCCTCCTAAAGATGCACCAAGAGAGCACTGCAAAAAGCCTGAGGGGAAAGGTGCCTCTCGGACACTATCTGAAGTTAATTCACCCCCAGTTTTAGAAAAAGTCCATCCAGTTTCACAAAAGACGTCTGCAGCAAGAGAGTCTGCTGATGCCCCACAGACACCAGCAGGGGCAAAAGTGACTAAATCTCCAGGGTCAGACAAGGTCACTCAACCTGCAAGCAGAGGGAAAGTGTTACGCGGTGTTACTTCAGCAAGAGATAAATCTGCGGTTGAAATGAAAGCCACCACTGCGTCACAGACATCAGAAGAAGCTGAAGGAACAGGAAACCCAGTGTTGGATAAGATCATGCAAGCTCAGACAACTTCAGCAAGAGAGCTCTGTGAAGAACCTGCTGTTGAAATGAAAGTCACCATTGCCTCACAAACCTCCTCAGCAGCCAAAGTGCCACAGTCCCCAGGTTTAGGTATATGTAAACCACAAAGTGTAGAAGACCTCTCAAAAATCACTGCTTCGGCCGAGGGTTCACAGACGACATCTGCAGACAACACTCAGAGTATAGTTAACAATGAAACCCCCCCCTTCCCCGATATAGCCAATAATTCAAACACTGCCGATGCAGATCCTTTGCCCTCTCGGACCCAAGATGTTGTTCTCAGAGATGGTGAAAAAGACCTCAAGTCACCCTCCTCGCTGGCTGAAAGAATTCCTGCTGCCAAAGCAGAAGCAGACACCCCAGAGGTGCTAAACACAGTCTGCAACAGAATCACTGAGGCGGACTTACACACACCTTGTGAGAGGGACGCAATCCCCAGAGGAAACATGGTCCCTCTTAGTAAAGCATCAGAGCCTCTGGCTACTTATTCGCCTCCAGACCAGGACGCTATGAATGACATATCTGCTCTGACGTTAGTAACGGAGATGGTTACTGAACTTGCACCTGAGGCACTTGCTCAAGATCTGGAGAATGACAAACAGCGAGCTCCAGAGAATAGTGCCTACAAGGATTCAACAGctaaaagtaaaactaaagtACCTCACAAAATCCGGTCTACCTCCAGCTGCTCTGTACCAGCACAGGAAGCCTCCACAGTCAGTGATGTGCAACTAAAGAAAGGGACAACAGACACTCAGGATATTGATTCAGATGCATCTGAGAACAGTGAGCCAGAAACTGAGGAATCCAAGTTGGAGTTCAACTGTACTTTCTGTGACAAGTTCTTTAAGGGAAGTCGTGTTGTGGCACATGCAATGTTCCATTATCGAAAAGATGAGTGCATGTTCTGCAGGACGATGTTCAAAGACGACCTCTTAGCCATGATGCACCTGTCAGATCACATAGAGAAGCTAAAAAAGAGCAAAGACCAAGAAAACAGGGTCTCTGAGACCAAAGGTATTTCCACACTGAAAATCTCCGCCAAAGACAACGCCACGAACATGTCGCCTGCTCGTCGTGGAAGGGGGAGACCGAGGAAATCTGCTGTTGTTCCTGAATCAGTAAGTCTTCAAGATCCAAGGCCCCATGAATCCAGAAAGTTGAGATCTAAAGAAAAGCCAGCAGATGAAAAACTTtcacaagaaaagaaacaaaacacttcagAGCACCTTCGAAGTGAAACTCCTGTTCATAAAGTCAATGGGCAtgttggaaaaaagaaagaacttgGACACGTTGGCAAAAAGAAAGGGATTGTCAGAGCGAGAAAGGATTTGGAAGCCAAGCCACAGCAGGAGAAATCCCAGGAAAGAACAAGTAATGGATCTGAGAATCGTGAGTTGtcagaaaaagataaaaagataaaaactggATCCCTGTCGTACTTGAAGGCaaccacaaaaaagaaaaatgtggagCCACAAGAGAAAGTTTGTTGTCCTGTGGATGGATGTGTTTGGTTTAAAGATTTGTCAAAAAACCGTGTTGCGCTCCTGTACCACGCTCTGGATGACCACTACGGTGAGCTCAAACCTTTAGAACTGGCATTCCGCGTGGGAAACAGTAGATGCTCTATTTGCATGAGGGTTTTGTGGAGCTTCAAACACTTTCAGCATCACGTCGAAAGGCACAGAGTCTCTCCTCGCCATCCTTGCCTTCATCAGGGGTGTCCGGCCCGGTTCAAATCAGGAATGGAAATGAGACGCCACACCAGGAGGCACAGTCCGCTGCAGGCAGTGTGCTGCCTCCCTGGGTGTTCTCAACTATTTATTTGTCTCTGGGCACTAAACCTTCATGAACGAGAGCACTACACTTCCAAACCCACAAAACCAGACAAGATAACTAGTGAACAAACGAGCgacaaacataataaaacagcGGTTGGGAGGACACAGCAGGATAATGAGCCAAAAGATGCAGGTGCTCTGAATAAGACTGTGAGTTTAAAGGCTTGTAAATTACGAAGACGGGCTACACATAAGTCGTCATCACGAAAACACATGAAAGCTCCTCCTTTCTCCAGGGTCAGAGAAtttaaagagagaaatgaaaccGAGGATTCAAATGTCTTAAAGAATTTGTCCAACAAAGACACTACAGCACAGCCTTCTGTTCCAAATCTGAGATTAAGACAAACATTAAGAAAAGTGCAAATAACAAATACGACCATGGCAGCTCGTAAAGTCATCTCATCATCGTTAAAACGCAACAACAAAGTGAGGCACAAGTTCAAGAAACACCaggtgaaaataaacacagacgtACCGAAGAGAAGAGGTCGTCCTCCCAAATTAAAGAAATCTGTGCATGATGAAAACACTTCTACTGGTCAAAACAGTGAAAccgtaaaagaaaaaactgctcTGCAAAAAGATCCGAAGGCTCCTGCTGAGCTTTCAAGTCCAAGTcctaaagcagcagcagatgttggCGACGGTACAAAAGAACATGAAGTtaacaaaactacaaaaacatcAGACAATGAATCAAAGTGTAAGAAATCTGTGAACAAGCAGATTAAGAAGTGTCACATTAAACAAATGGTCTTGCATGATCCCCAAACATCTGCTGTGACATCCAATAGTTTAAATCCATCAATCAGCAGATCCTCAGTAGACAAGACACGGAAGTCGACCACTGACAAAGTGAAGAAAGTCAACAAAGCGAAAAGGCGCTCCTCTCTAGAAAGTggttgccaaagtgctgcttcaAATTCCAATGAGTCAAAGAAGTGCAAGGTTAAGAAAGGCAAATTCGACACAAAGACAGAGTCTGCTTTGAAAAAGACAGTTGAATCTAAAGCAGTCGTCGTAGATGAGGATGgaaaagcaaaaacagaaaacaaagatacTGTGCCTGCTGTTGCATTGGACAGTTTAAATCAGGCAACTTCACCTTCCACCACATCTGGAGTGACAAACGAGGAGAAATCATCGAAATCTCAGTTCACGAAAAAAGAGAGACCTAAAGAGAGCAGTGCTAAAACGACTTCTTCCGACGCTGACAAGgtaaaaaagaagcagaaggaTGTTATTAAAAAAGCGGACAAAAAGACAGTCAAGGAAAAACAGCCATGCAAGGACCCAAGCAAAACCCcagtgaaaaagaaatcaaaatcTGTAGTTCAACAAGAGGAGGGGACTAAAGCAGTTGCAGCATTGGACAAGAGCAATCAGAATGAGGAGGGCACAGTAAAGGACGAAGCCTCAGATGCAACTCTTTCCAGCTCTGGTTCCTCCGTACCTGCAGATACCAGCAGCTTAAATGAGAAGACGTCTGCCACTGAAGAGAACACGCaaaaaatgaaagaattaaagaaaaactCTGACCCAAACAAAGACAGTAAGAAGCACAAGAGTATTCATAAAGAAGGTGATGCAAAGAGTTTCAAAAAATCTAAAGGTGATGATGCCCCATCAGCAAAACCCTCTAAAACAGAAGTCAAACCACTCTCTGAGGTCAAAGCCAAGGTCGAGGAGAGCTCTGTAGGCCAGGAGGGAGCAGCCTTAGCGGAAACACCACCGTGTCCAATCAGCAGCTCTGGTTACTCTATCATGAACGGAAAAGCGTTGGATCGAGTTGTGAAATCGACTGTGTGCAAGGACACGCTGGCCATGTACGGTAAGAAGCCGTACATGCGTCTGCCACCCACGGCGTACCTCGATGAGAAGTACATCACCATGCCAAAGCGGAGGAAGGAGATGACGCTGTTCGAGTCCTCTCAGAGGAGCCCACCTCCTGGACAGGCCTGTGTCGCAGCGGCGCAGCAGCGACAACGATGTGCCAACTGTTTCGCTACCTTCAACAGTGCTGAGGATCTGCAGGGTCATCTCCAACTGCAGAGGTGCTCCAACCTGTTTGGGTTCGACTCTGATGATGAAG gCAACAGTTGA